In the Populus trichocarpa isolate Nisqually-1 chromosome 1, P.trichocarpa_v4.1, whole genome shotgun sequence genome, one interval contains:
- the LOC7487848 gene encoding uncharacterized protein LOC7487848 isoform X1: MAATDPQRQLLTLIRDFASEKSQGERRVVGLKNRIVELGCQLDAANAEMEEVKRFKETTELELKGYEFQLAFNDVSIQTLEARISLIQDEISSVGSEVEGLKDEERASRDEFIRQMFELNTKIRKFQAEKGLESQKKSSIGTTAADCKAEKKVVTGVDLRALKDVLAHVASQIIKEEQEYLAEENIQKQVQEDYVDLQRKVSLVDVIVKETELLQDLTRQTSELEQNCASLGEQLQNRCICPICRADNVEALGGVLQANKAN, translated from the exons AGAGAAGAGTGGTTGGGCTAAAGAACCGAATAGTAGAGCTTGGATGTCAATTGGATGCGGCAAATGCAGAGATGGAAGAGGTGAAGCGTTTCAAAGAAACCACTGAGCTAGAGCTTAAAGGCTACGAATTTCAATTGGCTTTCAACGACGTATCTATTCAGACCCTAGAg GCAAGGATTTCTCTGATTCAAGATGAAATATCTTCGGTTGGATCTGAAGTAGAGGGTCTTAAG GATGAAGAACGGGCTTCACG AGATGAGTTTATTCGCCAGATGTTTGAGCTCAATACTAAGATAAG GAAATTCCAAGCGGAAAAAGGACTCGAATCTCAGAAAAAGAGCAGCATTGGAACTACAGCAG CAGACTGCAAAGCTGAAAAGAAGGTAGTCACTGGTGTTGATCTAAGAGCTCTTAAGGATGTGCTTGCACATGTAGCTTCTCAAATAATTAAAGAGGAACAAGAATACCTAGCAGAGGAGAATATTCAAAAGCAG GTCCAGGAGGATTATGTTGACCTTCAGAGGAAGGTTTCTCTGGTGGATGTGATAGTGAAAGAAACCGAACTATTGCAGGATTTAACAAG GCAGACTTCTGAGTTGGAACAGAATTGTGCTTCCCTTGGTGAGCAGTTGCAGAATAGATGCATATGTCCCATTTGTCGTGCAGATAATGTTGAGGCCCTGGGTGGCGTTCTTCAGGCAAACAAGGCAAATTGA
- the LOC7487848 gene encoding uncharacterized protein LOC7487848 isoform X2 has product MAATDPQRQLLTLIRDFASEKSQGERRVVGLKNRIVELGCQLDAANAEMEEVKRFKETTELELKGYEFQLAFNDVSIQTLEARISLIQDEISSVGSEVEGLKDEERASRDEFIRQMFELNTKIRKFQAEKGLESQKKSSIGTTADCKAEKKVVTGVDLRALKDVLAHVASQIIKEEQEYLAEENIQKQVQEDYVDLQRKVSLVDVIVKETELLQDLTRQTSELEQNCASLGEQLQNRCICPICRADNVEALGGVLQANKAN; this is encoded by the exons AGAGAAGAGTGGTTGGGCTAAAGAACCGAATAGTAGAGCTTGGATGTCAATTGGATGCGGCAAATGCAGAGATGGAAGAGGTGAAGCGTTTCAAAGAAACCACTGAGCTAGAGCTTAAAGGCTACGAATTTCAATTGGCTTTCAACGACGTATCTATTCAGACCCTAGAg GCAAGGATTTCTCTGATTCAAGATGAAATATCTTCGGTTGGATCTGAAGTAGAGGGTCTTAAG GATGAAGAACGGGCTTCACG AGATGAGTTTATTCGCCAGATGTTTGAGCTCAATACTAAGATAAG GAAATTCCAAGCGGAAAAAGGACTCGAATCTCAGAAAAAGAGCAGCATTGGAACTACAGCAG ACTGCAAAGCTGAAAAGAAGGTAGTCACTGGTGTTGATCTAAGAGCTCTTAAGGATGTGCTTGCACATGTAGCTTCTCAAATAATTAAAGAGGAACAAGAATACCTAGCAGAGGAGAATATTCAAAAGCAG GTCCAGGAGGATTATGTTGACCTTCAGAGGAAGGTTTCTCTGGTGGATGTGATAGTGAAAGAAACCGAACTATTGCAGGATTTAACAAG GCAGACTTCTGAGTTGGAACAGAATTGTGCTTCCCTTGGTGAGCAGTTGCAGAATAGATGCATATGTCCCATTTGTCGTGCAGATAATGTTGAGGCCCTGGGTGGCGTTCTTCAGGCAAACAAGGCAAATTGA